A genome region from Manihot esculenta cultivar AM560-2 chromosome 5, M.esculenta_v8, whole genome shotgun sequence includes the following:
- the LOC110616020 gene encoding probable metal-nicotianamine transporter YSL5 isoform X2 has translation MICPYIINISVLLGGIISWGLMWPLIDTRKGHWYPADLSPKSLHGLQGYKVFIAIALILGDGLYNFCKVLSQTLTSLYTQFHAKSNRIDLPVADNPSPKMKKLSFDEQRRTQLFLKDQIPTWFAVTGYVTVAAISTAILPHIFSQLKWYYVIVIYVFAPTLAFCNAYGCGLTDWSLASTYGKLAIFTIGAWAGASHGGVLAGLAACGVMMNIVSTASDLMQDFKTGYLTLASPRSMFVSQVIGTAMGCVISPSVFWLFYKAFHDLGLPDSEYPVPYAVVYRNMAILGVEGFSSLPKNCLLLCYCFFSAAILINLMKDWLGKKWGRFVPLPMAMAIPFYLGPYFAIDMCVGSLILFIWEKINKAKADAFAPAVASGLICGDGIWALPSSILALAGVNAPICMRFLSRRTNSKIDQIIGPQ, from the exons ATGATTTGCCCATACATCATAAACATATCAGTGCTACTTGGGGGAATTATTTCGTGGGGTTTAATGTGGCCTCTGATAGATACTAGAAAGGGACATTGGTATCCTGCAGATTTGAGTCCCAAAAGTTTACATGGTCTTCAAGGTTACAAG GTGTTCATCGCTATTGCCTTGATTCTCGGTGATGGTCTATACAACTTCTGCAAGGTGCTAAGCCAAACTCTCACAAGCTTGTATACTCAATTCCATGCCAAAAGCAACAGAATAGATCTCCCAGTTGCAGACAATCCCTCTCCAAAGATGAAGAAGCTCTCTTTCGACGAGCAGCGCAGGACCCAACTCTTTCTCAAAGATCAAATTCCAACATGGTTTGCTGTTACAGGTTATGTGACTGTTGCTGCCATCTCCACTGCCATTCTCCCACATATTTTTTCCCAGCTCAAATGGTATTACGTAATAGTTATCTACGTCTTTGCACCAACCTTAGCTTTCTGTAATGCATACGGCTGTGGGCTAACAGATTGGTCCCTTGCATCCACGTATGGAAAACTTGCCATTTTCACAATTGGGGCATGGGCTGGCGCCTCGCACGGCGGAGTCCTAGCTGGTTTAGCAGCATGTGGAGTCATGATGAACATAGTCTCCACAGCTTCTGATCTCATGCAAGATTTCAAGACTGGATACTTAACCCTGGCTTCACCTAGGTCCATGTTTGTGAGCCAGGTGATTGGCACAGCAATGGGTTGTGTAATTTCCCCTTCAGTCTTTTGGCTATTCTACAAGGCCTTTCATGACCTTGGGCTTCCAGACAGCGAATATCCTGTTCCCTACGCTGTCGTATATCGAAATATGGCAATTCTGGGCGTAGAAGGCTTCTCATCTCTACCAAAGAATTGCCTTCTGCTTTGCTACTGCTTCTTTAGTGCAGCAATTCTCATAAATTTAATGAAGGATTGGCTGGGGAAGAAGTGGGGAAGATTTGTTCCACTTCCAATGGCAATGGCCATACCTTTCTATTTAGGGCCATATTTTGCCATTGACATGTGTGTTGGAAGCTTGATTTTGTTCATTTGGGAAAAAATTAACAAGGCTAAGGCAGATGCTTTTGCACCAGCAGTAGCTTCTGGTTTAATTTGTGGAGATGGGATATGGGCCTTGCCTAGTTCAATTCTGGCTCTTGCAGGGGTTAATGCTCCCATTTGTATGAGGTTTCTCTCCAGGAGGACAAATAGTAAGATTGATCAGATCATAGGGCCACAGTGA
- the LOC110616020 gene encoding probable metal-nicotianamine transporter YSL7 isoform X1, whose translation MVKKNHDNGREDKVEYDLDVEHAESNNNICKNPGREEEEEGKDETGGGELSVEQIFESQGVPSWREQLTWRAFWVSFVLSILFSFIVMKLNLTTGIIPSLNVSAGLLGFFFVRTWTKILEKSGLLKQPFTRQENTVIQTCVVASSGIAFSGGFGNYLFGMSKLVAQQSAEDNGRDTKDPALGWIIAFLFVVSFLGLFSVVPLRKIMIIDFKLTYPSGTATAHLINSFHTPEGAKLAKKQVRELGKFFSFSFLWAFFQWFFKTEDYCGFSNFPTFGLKARDNMFYFDFSATYVGVGMICPYIINISVLLGGIISWGLMWPLIDTRKGHWYPADLSPKSLHGLQGYKVFIAIALILGDGLYNFCKVLSQTLTSLYTQFHAKSNRIDLPVADNPSPKMKKLSFDEQRRTQLFLKDQIPTWFAVTGYVTVAAISTAILPHIFSQLKWYYVIVIYVFAPTLAFCNAYGCGLTDWSLASTYGKLAIFTIGAWAGASHGGVLAGLAACGVMMNIVSTASDLMQDFKTGYLTLASPRSMFVSQVIGTAMGCVISPSVFWLFYKAFHDLGLPDSEYPVPYAVVYRNMAILGVEGFSSLPKNCLLLCYCFFSAAILINLMKDWLGKKWGRFVPLPMAMAIPFYLGPYFAIDMCVGSLILFIWEKINKAKADAFAPAVASGLICGDGIWALPSSILALAGVNAPICMRFLSRRTNSKIDQIIGPQ comes from the exons ATGGTTAAAAAGAATCATGACAATGGGAGAGAAGATAAAGTTGAGTATGATTTAGATGTGGAACATGCAGAGTccaacaacaacatatgcaagaACCCtgggagagaagaagaagaagaaggaaaggATGAAACAGGAGGAGGAGAGTTATCAGTTGAGCAGATATTTGAGAGCCAAGGTGTTCCATCATGGAGGGAGCAGTTGACATGGAGAGCTTTTTGGGTGAGCTTTGTTTTGAGCATATTGTTTAGTTTTATAGTGATGAAGCTTAACCTCACAACAGGGATTATTCCTTCCCTCAATGTTTCTGCTGGTCTATTGGGATTCTTCTTTGTAAGAACTTGGACAAAGATCCTTGAAAAATCTGGCCTCTTGAAGCAACCTTTTACCAGGCAAGAAAATACTGTGATTCAAACATGCGTTGTTGCCTCCTCTGGCATTGCCTTTAGCG GAGGCTTCGGGAATTACCTGTTTGGAATGAGCAAACTCGTTGCCCAACAATCAGCAGAAGATAATGGGAGAGATACTAAAGACCCTGCTTTGGGATGGATAATTGCCTTTCTCTTTGTTGTTAGCTTTCTTGGTCTCTTCTCTGTTGTGCCTCTGCGGAAG ATCATGATCATAGACTTCAAACTTACGTACCCAAGCGGAACTGCAACTGCTCATCTTATAAATAGCTTCCACACACCTGAAGGAGCCAAGCTGGCAAA GAAGCAAGTACGAGAGCTAGGCAAGTTCTTTTCCTTCAGCTTCTTGTGGGCTTTCTTCCAATGGTTCTTCAAAACCGAAGATTATTGTGGATTTTCCAACTTCCCCACATTTGGTCTCAAAGCTAGAGACAACAT GTTTTACTTTGATTTCTCAGCAACCTATGTAGGAGTAGGCATGATTTGCCCATACATCATAAACATATCAGTGCTACTTGGGGGAATTATTTCGTGGGGTTTAATGTGGCCTCTGATAGATACTAGAAAGGGACATTGGTATCCTGCAGATTTGAGTCCCAAAAGTTTACATGGTCTTCAAGGTTACAAG GTGTTCATCGCTATTGCCTTGATTCTCGGTGATGGTCTATACAACTTCTGCAAGGTGCTAAGCCAAACTCTCACAAGCTTGTATACTCAATTCCATGCCAAAAGCAACAGAATAGATCTCCCAGTTGCAGACAATCCCTCTCCAAAGATGAAGAAGCTCTCTTTCGACGAGCAGCGCAGGACCCAACTCTTTCTCAAAGATCAAATTCCAACATGGTTTGCTGTTACAGGTTATGTGACTGTTGCTGCCATCTCCACTGCCATTCTCCCACATATTTTTTCCCAGCTCAAATGGTATTACGTAATAGTTATCTACGTCTTTGCACCAACCTTAGCTTTCTGTAATGCATACGGCTGTGGGCTAACAGATTGGTCCCTTGCATCCACGTATGGAAAACTTGCCATTTTCACAATTGGGGCATGGGCTGGCGCCTCGCACGGCGGAGTCCTAGCTGGTTTAGCAGCATGTGGAGTCATGATGAACATAGTCTCCACAGCTTCTGATCTCATGCAAGATTTCAAGACTGGATACTTAACCCTGGCTTCACCTAGGTCCATGTTTGTGAGCCAGGTGATTGGCACAGCAATGGGTTGTGTAATTTCCCCTTCAGTCTTTTGGCTATTCTACAAGGCCTTTCATGACCTTGGGCTTCCAGACAGCGAATATCCTGTTCCCTACGCTGTCGTATATCGAAATATGGCAATTCTGGGCGTAGAAGGCTTCTCATCTCTACCAAAGAATTGCCTTCTGCTTTGCTACTGCTTCTTTAGTGCAGCAATTCTCATAAATTTAATGAAGGATTGGCTGGGGAAGAAGTGGGGAAGATTTGTTCCACTTCCAATGGCAATGGCCATACCTTTCTATTTAGGGCCATATTTTGCCATTGACATGTGTGTTGGAAGCTTGATTTTGTTCATTTGGGAAAAAATTAACAAGGCTAAGGCAGATGCTTTTGCACCAGCAGTAGCTTCTGGTTTAATTTGTGGAGATGGGATATGGGCCTTGCCTAGTTCAATTCTGGCTCTTGCAGGGGTTAATGCTCCCATTTGTATGAGGTTTCTCTCCAGGAGGACAAATAGTAAGATTGATCAGATCATAGGGCCACAGTGA